A genome region from Ralstonia solanacearum K60 includes the following:
- the thiC gene encoding phosphomethylpyrimidine synthase ThiC, with protein sequence MPQAKNAPAASFDSLQTELDQKFAYPASSKTYITGSRPDMRVPMRTIRQTATRTDQGEMLNPPVPVYDTSGPYSDPDVHIDLKAGLAPLRAKWIDERGDTVVLPGLSSEYGQARAHDPATAHLRFAQLTNPRRAKPGANVSQMHYARRGIITPEMEYVALRESLNLQALQDKPEYRKLLKQHPGFSYGANLPQRPEDITPEFVRQEIASGRAIIPANINHVELEPMAIGRNFRVKINGNLGNSAVTSSLAEEVEKMVWAIRWGADTIMDLSTGKHIHETREWILRNSPVPIGTVPIYQALDKTGGVAEDLTWEMFRDTLIEQAEQGVDYFTIHAGVLLRYVPLTADRVTGIVSRGGSIMAKWCLAHHKENFLYTHFDEICEIMKAYDVSFSLGDGLRPGCIADSNDAAQFGELHTLGELTKKAWEHDVQVMIEGPGHVPLQRVQANMDEELKHCFEAPFYTLGPLVTDIAPGYDHITSGIGAANIGWYGTAMLCYVTPKEHLGLPDKEDVREGIITYKIAAHAADLAKGWPGAQLRDNALSKARFEFRWEDQFNLGLDPEKARAFHDETLPAEGAKIAHFCSMCGPKFCSMKITQEVRDYAASLDANATAATQGMEEKSIEFRKAGAKIYT encoded by the coding sequence ATGCCCCAAGCCAAGAACGCCCCCGCCGCCTCATTCGACTCGCTGCAGACCGAGCTCGACCAGAAGTTCGCCTATCCGGCGTCCAGCAAGACCTACATCACCGGCAGCCGCCCGGACATGCGCGTGCCGATGCGCACCATCAGGCAGACCGCCACGCGCACCGATCAGGGCGAGATGCTGAACCCGCCGGTCCCCGTGTACGACACCTCGGGCCCGTACTCCGACCCCGACGTGCACATCGACCTGAAAGCGGGCCTGGCCCCGCTGCGCGCCAAGTGGATCGACGAGCGCGGCGACACCGTGGTGCTGCCGGGCCTGTCGTCGGAGTACGGCCAGGCGCGCGCGCATGACCCGGCCACCGCCCACCTGCGCTTTGCGCAACTGACCAACCCGCGCCGCGCCAAGCCGGGCGCGAACGTGAGCCAGATGCACTACGCGCGCCGCGGCATCATCACGCCCGAGATGGAATACGTCGCGCTGCGCGAATCGCTGAACCTGCAGGCGCTGCAAGACAAGCCCGAGTACCGCAAGCTGCTCAAGCAGCATCCGGGCTTCTCGTACGGCGCCAACCTGCCGCAGCGCCCGGAAGACATCACGCCGGAATTCGTGCGCCAGGAAATCGCGTCGGGCCGCGCCATCATCCCGGCCAACATCAACCACGTCGAGCTGGAGCCGATGGCCATCGGCCGCAACTTCCGCGTGAAGATCAACGGCAACCTGGGCAACTCGGCGGTCACCTCGTCGCTGGCCGAGGAAGTGGAAAAGATGGTGTGGGCGATCCGCTGGGGTGCCGACACGATCATGGACTTGTCCACGGGCAAGCACATCCACGAGACGCGCGAATGGATCCTGCGCAACTCGCCGGTGCCCATCGGCACGGTGCCGATCTACCAGGCGCTGGACAAGACCGGCGGCGTGGCCGAAGACCTGACGTGGGAGATGTTCCGCGACACGCTGATCGAGCAGGCCGAGCAGGGCGTGGACTACTTCACCATCCACGCCGGCGTGCTGCTGCGCTATGTGCCGCTGACGGCCGATCGCGTGACGGGCATCGTCTCGCGCGGCGGCTCGATCATGGCCAAGTGGTGCTTGGCGCATCACAAGGAAAACTTCCTGTACACGCACTTCGACGAGATCTGCGAAATCATGAAGGCGTACGACGTGTCGTTCAGCCTGGGCGACGGCCTGCGCCCGGGTTGCATCGCCGACTCGAATGACGCCGCGCAGTTCGGCGAGCTGCACACGCTGGGCGAGCTGACCAAGAAGGCGTGGGAGCACGACGTGCAGGTAATGATCGAAGGCCCGGGCCACGTGCCGCTGCAGCGCGTGCAGGCCAACATGGACGAAGAGCTCAAGCACTGCTTCGAAGCCCCGTTCTACACGCTGGGCCCGCTGGTGACCGACATCGCCCCGGGCTACGACCACATCACCAGCGGCATCGGCGCGGCCAACATCGGCTGGTACGGCACGGCCATGCTGTGCTACGTCACGCCCAAGGAACACCTGGGCCTGCCGGACAAGGAAGACGTGCGCGAGGGCATCATCACCTACAAGATCGCCGCGCACGCCGCCGACCTGGCCAAGGGCTGGCCGGGCGCGCAGCTGCGCGACAACGCGCTGTCGAAGGCACGCTTCGAATTCCGCTGGGAAGACCAGTTCAACCTCGGCCTCGACCCCGAGAAGGCACGCGCCTTCCACGACGAGACGCTGCCCGCCGAGGGCGCCAAGATTGCCCACTTCTGCTCGATGTGCGGCCCGAAATTCTGCTCGATGAAGATCACGCAGGAGGTGCGCGACTACGCGGCCTCGCTCGACGCCAACGCCACCGCCGCAACCCAGGGCATGGAAGAGAAGTCGATCGAGTTCCGCAAGGCCGGCGCAAAGATCTACACCTAA
- a CDS encoding putative Ig domain-containing protein, translated as MRTLTQTILPGWRLLTGLSMLGHIGTCIRAGMRRSVLAMLALGACQMMLSSPVWAAACTVSFSTTANTQKAYVFTSTNTSNCDPFLIGIAYDSAGDANSSSGPVVNTATTQGGTVAIYNGSVPPSGDPNTNGFVYTPPTNFSGTDTATFYTSNDGVSWLPNGTLSITVTSTGPTVTGISPSSGSTSGGTSVTVTGTGFTGATAVKFGSTNASSFTVNSATSITATSPAGSAGTVDLTVTTSGGTSATSAADHFTYVAPPTANASSATVAHGSSSNAITLNITGGTPTSVAVSTAASHGTATASGTSITYTPTASYSGTDTFAYTATNAGGTSAPATVTITVSNATVSYAPSAPAGGTVGTAYSQSVASASGGTSPYTYALASGSLPPGLSLSTGGTLSGTPTSSGSFSFAITATDSSTGTGPFSATSGTLSLTVSAPTITLSPSSLTSATVGAASSQSVSASGGTSPYTYAITAGALPAGMSLSSAGVLSGTPTAGGSFSFTATATDSSGGTGPYTGSRAYTLTVNAPTLSITPAAGSLSATGGVAYSQSFVAASGTAPYTYALAVNSGTLPTGLSFNTATGVLSGTPTTTGTVNFTVTGTDSSTGTGPYTASAIYTLTTSAPTISLSPTTLSSVMVGTATSQSVTASGGASPYSYAVVSGTLPAGLSLNASTGALAGTPTAAGTFNFTVRGTDANAYSGTRSYSLTVAAPTIALSPTTLAGATVSTAYSQSVTASGGTAPYTYAVTSGALPAGLSLSSAGTLSGTPTAGGSFSVTISATDSTTGTGPFTGSRAYTLSVGSPTLAITPASTAGLTAVAGSGYSQTFTASGGNSPYTYALTVNSGTLPTGLAFNTGTGTLSGTPTTAGAVSFTVTATDSSSGSGPYAVSGTYTLTISAPTLTVAPATLPNPALGTAYSQTLTASNGTAPYTYAVTSGALPAGLSLSSAGVLSGTPTAGGSFSFTATATDANSFTASRAYSFTIGAATIVLNPTTVPGATLNAAYSQTLTASGGIGPYTYAVASGTLPAGMSLNGTTGVLSGTPTALGSSTVTIRATDSSTGTGAPYSGTRSYTLAVGQTIGTAPPVTATTPSTTPVTLHPTANATGGPFSAVAIVTAPASGTAVVNGLDIVYTPTPTTSGNVTFTFALVNTAGTSTPIQATVTVNAMPIAVTQKTASTAAGQAVNVDLTDGATGGPFTGAAIVSVVPANAGTATITQQTSQATAGIKPLAAAAPVYLLSFTPASAFSGTATLTYTLSNAVATSTPAVVQVTVAPRRDPSTDPDVNGLINAQIQAARRFATTQIANYHQRLEALHGTGRAPSGNGLTVALPSPRGDAQARCQDVFGIAARDACLRGDGTAGQPALARGKRNGETRNNTGNADAGPDLPGADATADTSQPDLAFWTAGTLDFGFANTSAQRSGFRFTTGGVTAGADYRVSDRLSVGAGFGYGRDSTDIGNAGTKSTGDSYSLALYGSYRPLPTLFVDGVAGFGTLSFDSRRWVSDANDYAMGSRNGHQIFASVSAGYEHRDNVWLISPYGRLSVSESTLDQFSETGPGLNALTYFQQTVTTVSGTLGLRTEYAQKTRWGTFLPYARVEYQHDFNGQSNAGLAYADLASAGPAYYVMGGPYGRDRMQVGLGTKFRTGPLTFGLDYSVMVGMGGLQQGVRLTFAAPF; from the coding sequence ATGCGCACGCTGACACAAACGATCCTGCCCGGCTGGCGCTTGCTTACCGGGTTGTCGATGCTCGGCCACATCGGCACATGCATCCGCGCGGGGATGCGACGAAGCGTGCTGGCGATGCTGGCGCTGGGGGCTTGCCAGATGATGCTGTCGTCCCCGGTGTGGGCCGCGGCGTGCACGGTCTCCTTCTCGACCACCGCCAATACGCAGAAGGCCTACGTCTTCACCAGCACCAACACATCGAATTGCGATCCGTTCTTGATCGGCATCGCCTACGACTCCGCCGGCGACGCCAACAGCTCAAGCGGACCGGTCGTCAACACGGCGACGACGCAGGGCGGCACGGTCGCGATCTACAACGGCTCGGTACCGCCGTCGGGCGATCCCAACACCAACGGGTTCGTCTACACTCCGCCCACCAATTTTTCCGGCACCGACACCGCCACGTTCTACACCAGCAACGATGGCGTCAGTTGGCTGCCCAACGGTACGCTGTCCATCACCGTGACCAGCACCGGACCGACCGTGACGGGCATCTCGCCGTCCTCGGGCAGCACCAGCGGCGGCACCAGCGTCACCGTGACGGGCACCGGCTTCACCGGTGCGACCGCCGTCAAGTTCGGCTCGACCAATGCCAGCAGCTTCACCGTCAACAGCGCCACGTCGATCACGGCAACATCGCCGGCCGGCTCGGCGGGCACGGTCGACCTCACCGTCACCACGTCCGGCGGCACCAGCGCGACCAGTGCCGCCGACCACTTCACCTATGTCGCGCCGCCCACGGCGAACGCGAGCAGCGCCACCGTCGCCCACGGCAGCAGCAGCAACGCCATCACGCTGAACATCACCGGCGGCACGCCCACCAGCGTGGCCGTCTCGACGGCCGCCAGCCACGGCACGGCCACCGCCAGCGGCACGTCGATCACCTACACGCCCACCGCGTCGTACTCCGGGACCGACACCTTTGCCTACACGGCGACCAATGCCGGTGGCACGTCCGCGCCGGCCACGGTAACGATCACGGTGTCCAATGCCACGGTCAGCTACGCGCCGTCGGCACCGGCTGGGGGCACGGTGGGGACGGCGTACAGCCAGTCGGTGGCCTCCGCCAGCGGCGGCACCTCGCCCTACACCTATGCGCTCGCCTCCGGCTCGCTGCCGCCGGGTCTGAGCCTGAGCACCGGCGGCACGCTCAGCGGCACCCCCACCTCCTCCGGCAGCTTCAGCTTCGCGATCACGGCCACGGACAGCAGCACCGGCACGGGGCCGTTCTCGGCCACCAGCGGCACGCTCAGCCTGACGGTGTCGGCGCCGACCATCACCCTGTCGCCGAGTTCGCTGACGAGCGCGACGGTCGGGGCGGCCTCCAGCCAATCCGTCAGTGCCAGTGGGGGGACGTCACCGTACACCTATGCGATCACGGCCGGTGCGCTGCCGGCGGGCATGAGCCTGTCGTCAGCCGGCGTCCTGTCGGGAACACCCACGGCGGGCGGCTCGTTCAGCTTCACCGCGACCGCCACCGATAGCAGCGGCGGCACGGGCCCCTATACCGGCAGCCGTGCCTACACGCTCACGGTCAACGCCCCGACGCTGTCGATCACGCCCGCGGCAGGTAGCCTGAGCGCGACCGGCGGCGTCGCCTATAGCCAATCGTTCGTCGCGGCCAGCGGCACGGCGCCCTACACCTATGCGCTGGCGGTCAACAGCGGCACGCTGCCGACCGGCCTGTCGTTCAACACCGCCACCGGCGTGCTGTCCGGCACGCCGACCACGACCGGCACGGTCAACTTCACCGTCACAGGCACCGACAGCAGCACCGGCACGGGCCCCTATACGGCCTCGGCAATCTACACGCTGACCACCTCCGCACCGACCATCTCGCTGTCCCCCACCACGCTGTCCAGCGTCATGGTCGGCACGGCGACCAGCCAGAGCGTGACCGCCAGCGGCGGCGCCTCCCCCTACAGCTACGCTGTGGTCAGCGGCACGCTGCCGGCGGGGCTCAGCCTGAATGCCAGCACGGGCGCGCTCGCCGGCACGCCGACCGCCGCCGGCACGTTCAACTTCACGGTGCGCGGCACCGATGCCAACGCCTACAGCGGCACCCGCAGCTACAGCCTCACCGTGGCCGCACCGACCATCGCGCTGAGTCCGACAACGCTGGCCGGCGCGACGGTCAGCACGGCCTACAGCCAGAGCGTGACGGCCAGCGGCGGCACCGCGCCGTACACCTACGCAGTGACCAGCGGTGCGCTGCCGGCCGGCCTGTCGCTCAGCAGCGCCGGCACGCTGTCGGGCACGCCGACCGCGGGCGGCAGCTTCAGCGTCACGATCAGCGCCACCGACAGCACCACGGGCACCGGCCCGTTCACCGGCAGCCGGGCCTATACGCTGAGCGTCGGCTCGCCCACGCTGGCGATCACGCCGGCGTCCACCGCCGGACTGACCGCTGTCGCAGGCTCCGGCTACAGCCAGACCTTTACCGCCAGCGGCGGCAACAGCCCCTACACCTACGCGCTGACGGTCAACTCCGGCACCCTGCCCACCGGTCTGGCGTTCAACACCGGCACCGGCACGCTGTCCGGCACGCCGACCACGGCCGGCGCGGTGAGCTTCACCGTCACCGCCACCGACAGCAGCTCGGGCTCGGGCCCCTATGCCGTCTCCGGCACGTACACGCTGACGATCAGCGCTCCCACGCTGACCGTGGCCCCGGCGACCCTGCCCAACCCGGCCCTCGGCACGGCTTACAGCCAGACCCTCACGGCCAGCAACGGGACCGCGCCATACACCTATGCAGTGACCAGCGGCGCGCTGCCGGCCGGTCTGTCGCTCAGCAGCGCGGGCGTGCTGTCCGGCACACCCACCGCGGGCGGCAGTTTCAGCTTCACCGCCACGGCAACGGATGCCAACAGCTTTACCGCCAGCCGCGCCTACAGCTTCACCATCGGCGCCGCGACCATCGTACTGAACCCGACCACCGTGCCAGGCGCCACGCTCAATGCGGCCTACAGCCAGACGCTCACGGCCAGCGGCGGCATCGGGCCGTACACCTACGCCGTGGCTTCCGGAACGCTGCCGGCCGGCATGAGCCTGAACGGCACCACCGGCGTGCTGAGCGGCACGCCCACCGCCCTGGGCAGCAGCACCGTCACCATCCGGGCAACCGACAGCAGCACGGGCACCGGCGCGCCATACAGCGGCACGCGCAGCTACACGCTCGCGGTCGGGCAGACCATCGGGACCGCACCGCCCGTGACCGCGACCACCCCATCCACCACGCCGGTCACGCTGCACCCCACGGCCAACGCGACCGGCGGACCGTTCTCGGCGGTGGCGATCGTGACCGCGCCCGCGAGCGGCACGGCCGTGGTCAATGGCCTGGACATCGTCTACACGCCCACGCCGACCACCTCGGGCAACGTCACCTTCACCTTCGCGCTGGTCAACACGGCCGGCACCTCCACGCCGATCCAGGCGACGGTGACCGTCAATGCCATGCCGATCGCCGTGACGCAGAAGACGGCCAGCACGGCAGCGGGCCAGGCCGTGAACGTCGACCTCACCGACGGCGCCACCGGCGGGCCGTTCACCGGCGCGGCCATCGTGTCGGTCGTACCGGCCAACGCCGGCACGGCCACCATCACGCAGCAGACATCGCAGGCCACGGCGGGCATCAAGCCCCTCGCCGCGGCGGCACCGGTCTACCTGCTCAGCTTCACGCCGGCCAGCGCTTTCAGCGGCACGGCTACCCTGACCTACACGCTGTCCAATGCCGTCGCCACCTCCACGCCGGCCGTGGTGCAGGTCACCGTGGCACCCCGGCGGGATCCGTCCACGGACCCGGACGTCAACGGTCTGATCAATGCGCAGATCCAGGCCGCGCGCCGCTTCGCCACCACGCAGATCGCCAACTACCATCAGCGGCTCGAAGCCCTGCACGGCACCGGCCGCGCACCGTCCGGCAACGGCCTCACGGTGGCACTGCCGAGCCCGCGCGGCGATGCGCAGGCGCGCTGCCAGGACGTCTTCGGCATTGCCGCCCGCGACGCCTGCCTGCGCGGCGATGGCACCGCCGGCCAACCGGCGCTCGCCCGCGGCAAGCGCAATGGAGAGACCAGGAACAACACGGGCAACGCAGACGCCGGCCCGGACCTGCCCGGCGCCGACGCCACGGCCGACACCAGCCAGCCGGACCTTGCCTTCTGGACCGCCGGCACGCTCGATTTCGGTTTCGCCAACACGAGCGCGCAACGCTCGGGCTTCCGCTTCACGACCGGCGGCGTCACGGCGGGCGCCGATTACCGCGTGTCCGATCGGCTCTCCGTGGGAGCAGGCTTCGGCTATGGGCGCGACTCCACCGACATCGGCAACGCCGGCACCAAGAGCACCGGCGACAGCTACAGCCTCGCGCTCTACGGCAGCTATCGTCCGCTGCCCACACTGTTCGTCGATGGCGTGGCCGGCTTCGGTACGCTGAGCTTCGATTCGCGCCGCTGGGTGAGCGACGCCAATGACTACGCGATGGGCTCGCGCAACGGGCATCAGATCTTCGCCTCGGTATCGGCGGGGTACGAGCACCGCGACAACGTCTGGCTGATCTCGCCGTACGGGCGCCTGTCGGTGTCGGAATCGACGCTGGATCAGTTCAGCGAGACCGGCCCCGGCCTCAACGCGCTGACCTACTTCCAACAGACGGTGACGACCGTGTCCGGCACCCTGGGCCTGCGCACGGAATACGCGCAGAAAACGCGGTGGGGCACGTTCCTGCCCTATGCACGCGTGGAATACCAGCACGACTTCAACGGCCAGAGCAACGCCGGCCTCGCCTATGCGGACCTGGCGTCGGCGGGCCCGGCCTACTACGTGATGGGCGGCCCGTATGGCCGCGACCGCATGCAGGTGGGCCTGGGCACCAAGTTCCGCACCGGCCCGCTCACGTTCGGCCTGGACTACAGCGTGATGGTCGGCATGGGCGGGCTGCAGCAGGGCGTGCGGCTGACCTTCGCGGCGCCGTTCTGA
- the thiS gene encoding sulfur carrier protein ThiS — MTLNVTLNDLSLVLPTGSTLADAIGAAAPQLQIAPPFAASVNGEFVPKARHAQHALRSGDRIALVQPVVGG, encoded by the coding sequence ATGACGCTGAACGTCACCCTCAACGACTTGTCGCTCGTGCTGCCCACCGGCAGCACGTTGGCCGACGCCATCGGCGCGGCCGCGCCGCAACTGCAGATCGCGCCGCCGTTCGCCGCCTCGGTCAACGGCGAGTTCGTGCCCAAGGCGCGGCATGCGCAGCACGCGCTGCGCAGCGGCGACCGCATCGCACTCGTACAGCCTGTCGTGGGCGGCTAG
- a CDS encoding NAD(P)H-dependent flavin oxidoreductase, producing the protein MLSRRFKLAGRSLVPIVQGGMGVGISAHRLAGAVAREGGVGTIASIDLRHHHADLAAATEKSHDKDAINAANLVALDREIRAARVGSEGRGLIAVNVMKAVESHAALVRQACESGAEAIVMGAGLPLDLPELTANHPEVALIPILSDSRGVGVVLKRWMKKARLPDAIVIEHPAHAGGHLGAARIEDLRDERFSFARVLDECRELFIKLGLAAEQIPLILAGGIDSHAKVRHWLDKGAAAVQLGTAFAVTEEGDAHPRFKRVLTGAEDGDIAEFISVAGLPARAVMTPWLSRYLSRETALQAKAKVRDCLQGFDCLQTCGLRDGIGKVGQFCIDLKLAQALRGDVERGLFFRGAGKLPFGQAIRPVRELMYYLLTGEKTCIAPEAPAVAG; encoded by the coding sequence ATGTTGAGCCGTCGGTTCAAACTCGCGGGGCGCAGCCTCGTGCCCATCGTCCAGGGTGGGATGGGCGTCGGGATTTCGGCACACCGGCTGGCCGGGGCGGTGGCGCGCGAGGGCGGTGTCGGCACCATCGCCAGCATCGATCTGCGCCATCATCATGCCGACCTGGCCGCCGCCACCGAGAAATCCCACGACAAGGACGCCATCAATGCCGCCAACCTGGTGGCGCTGGACCGCGAGATCCGCGCCGCGCGCGTGGGCAGCGAGGGCCGCGGCCTGATTGCCGTGAACGTGATGAAGGCGGTGGAGTCGCATGCCGCGCTGGTGCGCCAGGCGTGCGAGAGCGGCGCAGAGGCCATCGTCATGGGCGCGGGCCTGCCGCTGGACCTGCCCGAACTGACCGCCAATCATCCCGAGGTCGCGCTGATCCCGATCCTGTCCGATTCGCGCGGCGTGGGCGTGGTGCTCAAGCGCTGGATGAAGAAGGCGCGGCTGCCGGATGCGATCGTCATCGAGCACCCGGCGCACGCGGGCGGGCACCTGGGCGCGGCGCGCATCGAAGATCTGCGCGACGAGCGCTTCTCCTTCGCGCGCGTGCTGGACGAGTGCCGCGAGCTGTTCATCAAGCTCGGGCTGGCCGCGGAGCAGATTCCGCTGATCCTCGCGGGCGGCATCGATTCGCACGCCAAGGTCCGGCACTGGCTCGACAAGGGGGCCGCCGCCGTGCAGCTCGGCACCGCCTTTGCAGTGACGGAAGAGGGCGATGCGCATCCCCGCTTCAAGCGCGTGCTGACCGGCGCGGAAGACGGCGACATCGCGGAGTTCATCAGCGTGGCGGGGTTGCCGGCGCGCGCCGTGATGACGCCCTGGCTGTCGCGCTACCTGTCACGCGAGACTGCGCTGCAGGCCAAGGCCAAGGTGCGGGATTGCCTGCAAGGGTTCGATTGCCTGCAGACCTGCGGGCTGCGCGATGGGATCGGCAAGGTCGGGCAGTTCTGCATCGACCTGAAGCTGGCGCAGGCACTGCGCGGCGATGTGGAGCGCGGGCTGTTCTTCCGCGGGGCCGGGAAGCTGCCGTTCGGGCAGGCGATCCGGCCGGTGCGGGAGCTGATGTATTACCTGTTGACCGGCGAAAAGACCTGCATCGCGCCGGAGGCACCTGCCGTGGCAGGCTAG
- a CDS encoding thiazole synthase produces MTTTNLSALADPLRLYDEAFGSRLLLGTARYPSPQSLEDAVRASSPAMLTVALRRQSAGAPEGGAGFWNMLRALGVPVLPNTAGCYSADEAYTLAQMSREVFETDWIKLEVIGDDYTLQPDTLALPAAAERLIRDGFKVLPYCTEDLVLCRRLLDVGCQALMPWAAPIGTGRGPTNPYGLRLLRERLPEVPLIVDAGLGLPSHATQVMEWGYDAVLLNTAVAQAGDPVAMARAFAMATQAGRLARRSGPMPERDVAQASTPVVGLPFWHAEGRSA; encoded by the coding sequence ATGACCACTACGAATCTTTCCGCGCTGGCCGATCCGCTGCGGCTGTATGACGAAGCCTTCGGCTCGCGGCTGCTGCTGGGCACGGCGCGCTATCCGTCGCCGCAATCGCTGGAAGACGCGGTGCGCGCGTCCAGCCCGGCCATGCTGACCGTGGCGCTGCGCCGCCAGAGCGCGGGCGCGCCCGAAGGCGGCGCGGGCTTCTGGAACATGCTGCGCGCGCTGGGCGTGCCCGTGCTGCCCAACACCGCCGGCTGCTATTCCGCCGACGAGGCCTACACGCTCGCGCAGATGTCGCGCGAGGTGTTCGAGACCGACTGGATCAAGCTCGAAGTCATCGGCGACGACTACACGCTGCAGCCCGATACGCTGGCGCTGCCCGCCGCCGCCGAGCGCCTGATCCGCGATGGCTTCAAGGTGCTGCCTTACTGCACCGAAGACCTCGTGCTGTGCCGCCGCCTGCTCGACGTCGGCTGCCAGGCGCTGATGCCGTGGGCCGCGCCGATCGGCACCGGCCGCGGGCCGACCAACCCATACGGCCTGCGCCTGCTGCGCGAGCGCCTGCCCGAGGTGCCGCTGATCGTCGATGCCGGCCTGGGCCTGCCGTCGCACGCCACGCAGGTGATGGAGTGGGGCTACGACGCCGTGCTGCTCAACACCGCGGTCGCACAGGCCGGCGATCCGGTGGCGATGGCGCGCGCGTTTGCCATGGCCACGCAGGCCGGACGCTTGGCGCGGCGGTCGGGCCCGATGCCGGAGCGGGATGTCGCGCAGGCGAGCACGCCGGTGGTCGGCCTGCCGTTCTGGCATGCGGAAGGGCGCAGCGCATGA
- a CDS encoding FAD-dependent oxidoreductase has translation MPTPFDVTILGGGLAGRLCAWQLAQTGVPPARIAVVERGARDGSGAAAFVAAAMLAPLAEASVADRFVVDLGLASLALWRDWLPTLRTPVFFQQAGTLVVWHAADRGEASLFANHVRNAAPPERVAADLRAVDAAAIGTLEPALAQRFSRGLYLAGEGQLDNRALLDALATELEALGVQLHWNTAITDPRPEALAAASLGARLVLDCRGLGAKPQWPQLRGLRGEVARIHAPDVTLTRPVRMLHPRYPIYIAPKPGNVYVIGATEIESDDASPISVRSTLELLSAAYAVHPAFGEARVLELNTQCRPTLPDHRPAIRWDGAGTLSVNGLYRHGYMIAPAVTQAAVAAAHALLDGRTLDAHASEWPALFAAAASPEPVLS, from the coding sequence ATGCCAACCCCATTTGACGTAACGATCCTCGGCGGCGGCCTCGCAGGCCGCCTGTGTGCATGGCAACTCGCGCAGACGGGTGTGCCGCCTGCGCGCATTGCCGTGGTGGAGCGCGGCGCGCGCGACGGCAGCGGTGCCGCTGCGTTTGTCGCCGCTGCCATGCTCGCGCCGCTGGCTGAAGCCTCGGTGGCCGATCGTTTTGTCGTCGACCTGGGGTTGGCCAGCCTGGCGCTGTGGCGCGACTGGCTGCCGACGCTGCGCACGCCGGTGTTCTTCCAGCAGGCCGGCACCCTGGTGGTGTGGCACGCGGCGGACCGCGGCGAGGCATCGCTGTTTGCCAACCACGTGCGCAACGCGGCACCGCCCGAGCGCGTTGCCGCCGATCTGCGCGCGGTGGACGCGGCGGCCATCGGCACGCTGGAACCGGCACTGGCGCAGCGTTTCTCGCGGGGGCTGTATCTGGCCGGCGAAGGCCAGCTCGACAACCGCGCCCTGCTCGATGCGCTGGCAACCGAACTGGAAGCCCTCGGCGTGCAACTGCACTGGAACACGGCGATTACTGACCCGCGCCCGGAAGCGCTGGCCGCCGCGAGCCTCGGCGCGCGCCTCGTGCTCGATTGCCGGGGCCTCGGCGCCAAGCCGCAATGGCCGCAACTGCGCGGCCTGCGCGGCGAAGTCGCACGCATCCACGCGCCCGATGTCACGCTCACGCGCCCGGTGCGCATGCTGCATCCGCGCTACCCGATCTACATCGCGCCCAAGCCGGGCAACGTCTACGTGATCGGCGCCACCGAGATCGAATCCGACGATGCCTCGCCCATCAGCGTGCGCTCGACGCTGGAGCTGCTGTCCGCCGCGTACGCCGTGCACCCCGCCTTCGGCGAGGCGCGCGTGCTGGAACTGAACACGCAGTGCCGCCCGACGCTGCCCGACCATCGCCCGGCGATCCGCTGGGATGGCGCGGGCACGCTTTCTGTGAACGGCCTGTACCGGCACGGCTACATGATCGCGCCGGCCGTCACCCAAGCTGCGGTGGCTGCGGCACATGCGCTGCTGGACGGCCGCACCCTCGATGCACACGCCAGCGAATGGCCCGCGCTGTTCGCAGCCGCTGCATCGCCTGAACCTGTTTTGTCATGA